TTTTAAGTTGAAACTGTTGTAAAATAGTGCGGAGCGGTATAGTATAAGGCGGTGAAAACATGATTGCCGGTGTCGGAATGGATCTGTGCGGTGTGGAGCGTATGCGGAAGGCCTGCGAGAGCGAAGCTTTTTGTCGAAGAGTTTTTACCGAAGCGGAATTGTCTTACGCGGCGGGAAAAAAATCGCGCGCCTGTCATCTTGCCGCGGCGTACGCGGCGAAGGAGGCCTTTGCCAAAGCGACGGGTTTGGGATTGGCGAAGCTGGGGCTCCGCAGCGTGAGCGTGCGTCACGACGCGGCCGGCCGCCCCATCCTCGTCCTCGATCCGCAGGCGCCGGCGCTGGAGCCGTATCGCCGGGCGCGTTTTCATCTTTCGCTCAGCCATGACGGCGGCATCGCCGCCGCCGTGGTGATCTACGAGACGGAAGGAGTCTGATGGCC
The nucleotide sequence above comes from Pyramidobacter porci. Encoded proteins:
- the acpS gene encoding holo-ACP synthase, which translates into the protein MIAGVGMDLCGVERMRKACESEAFCRRVFTEAELSYAAGKKSRACHLAAAYAAKEAFAKATGLGLAKLGLRSVSVRHDAAGRPILVLDPQAPALEPYRRARFHLSLSHDGGIAAAVVIYETEGV